From the genome of Geothrix sp. 21YS21S-4, one region includes:
- a CDS encoding methyl-accepting chemotaxis protein: MSFVDRMKPQSLAGKILLVGLGPLLIVFLMSWLLLVPAVERGFLDARKTEIRSLTETAVGILAAHEAEAASGAIPREEAQRRAVAQIKAIRYGAGNYFYVFNQEPRIVTVPIRPEMEGKLVNDFTDKQGTRIYVELQKLGREPGGGYMQLWFGKPGVDGAFPKLNYVKLFEPWGWNIGTGVYIDDLQAQVRLYTWSILGGLLVLSAILFFAVRKLARRMSRPLHELVDGLHNSDLTREIRIDASDEIGEAAKAFNAYNAGLRSRVVEISGFASRVASGSTELAASSDEMTRAVDEIAHVSEELKLAGERVARAMAELSEESGLVASHSEAGGREGAAAVAETVRSAEAGEAAVHGMGEIQGATAQIVQAVRVIQEIARQTNLLSLNAAIEAAKAGSMGKGFAVVAEEVRKLAERSRTSAKEIEELIQRAQEAVAGGVTSVQGTMQSLQAIRERIQEVASRVSQIGTFAQGQAGTSAEVTRMMDQTSQSLAQNATATHELAATVKEIARTSEDLAQVAEGLRSLAGSFKL, encoded by the coding sequence ATGTCGTTCGTGGATCGGATGAAGCCGCAGTCGCTGGCGGGGAAGATCCTGCTGGTGGGGCTCGGTCCGCTGTTGATCGTCTTCCTCATGTCGTGGCTGCTGCTGGTGCCCGCCGTCGAGCGGGGCTTTCTGGATGCCCGCAAGACCGAGATCCGCAGCCTGACGGAGACCGCCGTGGGGATCCTGGCGGCCCACGAGGCCGAGGCGGCCTCCGGCGCCATCCCTCGCGAGGAGGCCCAGCGTCGGGCCGTGGCCCAGATCAAGGCCATCCGGTACGGGGCCGGCAACTACTTCTACGTCTTCAACCAGGAACCCCGGATCGTCACCGTCCCCATCCGTCCCGAGATGGAAGGCAAGCTGGTCAACGACTTCACGGACAAGCAGGGAACGCGGATCTACGTGGAGTTGCAGAAGCTGGGCCGAGAGCCCGGCGGCGGCTACATGCAGCTGTGGTTCGGCAAGCCCGGCGTGGACGGCGCGTTCCCCAAGCTGAACTACGTGAAACTCTTCGAGCCCTGGGGCTGGAACATCGGCACGGGCGTCTACATCGACGACCTGCAGGCGCAGGTCCGGCTCTATACGTGGTCCATCCTTGGCGGGCTGCTGGTCCTGTCGGCGATCCTGTTCTTCGCCGTGCGGAAGCTGGCGCGGCGGATGTCCCGGCCGCTGCATGAGCTGGTGGACGGCCTGCACAACAGCGACCTCACCCGGGAGATCCGGATCGATGCTTCGGACGAGATCGGCGAGGCCGCCAAGGCCTTCAACGCCTACAACGCCGGGTTGAGGAGCCGCGTGGTCGAGATTTCGGGCTTCGCCAGCCGCGTGGCCTCCGGCAGCACGGAACTGGCCGCCAGTTCCGACGAGATGACCCGCGCGGTGGATGAGATCGCCCACGTCAGCGAGGAGTTGAAACTGGCCGGCGAGCGCGTGGCCCGGGCCATGGCGGAACTGTCCGAAGAATCCGGCCTGGTGGCCAGCCACAGCGAAGCCGGCGGCCGGGAAGGCGCCGCCGCGGTGGCGGAGACCGTCCGCAGCGCCGAAGCCGGCGAGGCCGCCGTGCATGGGATGGGCGAGATCCAGGGCGCCACCGCCCAGATCGTCCAGGCCGTGCGCGTGATCCAGGAGATCGCCCGCCAGACGAACCTGCTCAGCCTCAACGCCGCCATCGAGGCCGCCAAGGCCGGCTCCATGGGCAAGGGCTTCGCGGTGGTCGCGGAGGAGGTCCGCAAGCTGGCCGAGCGCAGCCGCACCTCCGCCAAGGAAATCGAGGAGCTGATCCAGCGGGCCCAGGAAGCGGTCGCCGGCGGTGTCACCAGCGTCCAGGGCACCATGCAGAGCCTCCAGGCCATCCGGGAGCGCATCCAGGAAGTGGCCAGCCGCGTCTCGCAGATCGGGACCTTCGCGCAGGGCCAGGCCGGCACCAGCGCCGAGGTGACGCGGATGATGGATCAGACCAGCCAGAGCCTGGCCCAGAACGCCACCGCCACCCACGAACTCGCCGCTACCGTGAAGGAGATCGCGCGGACCTCCGAGGACCTGGCTCAGGTCGCGGAAGGACTGAGGAGCCTGGCGGGGAGCTTCAAGCTCTAG
- a CDS encoding S9 family peptidase: protein MSARHFLTGLVLASSLAGQAPSPAPKQTPARLTLEAVAHPTRKVDFAGAPATRLDWLSDGALVETRRKRDQLALFRIDPATWEATPLLEADRLQAALIAAGATEATAKAALGRGTFTWSGDRSAFLLDVAGDLYVVNVKAASARRLAGGKPDEPAFSPDGHQVAYLRGNDLYRVDVATARETRLTTGGSETVFNGRLDWVYQEEVYGRGTFRAFWWAPDSKRLAFLSLDETKVPVFTLMDDRFQPQQARKARYPKAGDPNPIARLGVVDLEGRATWMDEPYPGQETLIVQVGWDPEGRLIAAHQDRVQSWLDLRRYEQKASRLMLREKAAGWQERLPLPRFLPDGGFLWESSRTGRHHIYRYGKDGALVGAVTAGEWDVRRIHGTNPKGTHVYFEATERSAVGLDAYRAGTDGKGLVRLTERPGTHRARFNPDFTAFLDTWSEALTPPQQALHDAAGKRLRLIDANPGDAIRALDLGKVSFQQVKTRDGFPMETVLVLPPHLDPAKKYPVVQYIYGGPNAPLVRDAWTRDMPWFQFLAQQGIATWICDNRSASGKGPSSSQGVHRNLGPQELQDQLDGLAWLKAQGWADMDRVCLEGWSYGGFMVTYALTHSRAWKLGIAGAPVVDWSLYDSIYTERYMGLPSDNKAGYEASSVLKSVENFSGKLLLLHGTLDDNVHPQNTVMFLDALQKAGHVAPLILLPGSDHSPRAPQHAWARYQAMWEFLSKNL, encoded by the coding sequence ATGTCCGCCCGCCATTTCCTGACCGGCCTCGTCCTCGCGTCCTCCCTGGCGGGCCAGGCGCCGAGTCCCGCGCCGAAGCAGACGCCGGCCCGACTCACCCTGGAAGCCGTCGCCCATCCCACCCGAAAAGTGGATTTCGCGGGGGCGCCGGCCACCCGTCTGGACTGGCTGTCGGACGGAGCCTTGGTGGAGACCCGGCGGAAGAGAGATCAACTGGCCCTCTTCCGGATCGATCCCGCGACCTGGGAAGCGACCCCTCTGCTGGAAGCGGATCGTCTCCAGGCGGCCCTGATCGCCGCGGGAGCGACGGAAGCGACCGCGAAAGCCGCGCTGGGACGGGGCACCTTCACCTGGAGCGGCGATCGCAGCGCCTTCCTGCTGGACGTCGCGGGGGACCTCTACGTGGTGAACGTGAAGGCGGCTTCGGCCCGACGGCTGGCCGGAGGAAAACCGGACGAACCGGCGTTCAGTCCCGACGGCCACCAGGTGGCCTACCTCCGCGGGAACGACCTCTACCGCGTGGACGTGGCGACGGCGCGGGAAACCCGCCTCACCACCGGCGGCAGCGAGACGGTGTTCAACGGCCGCCTCGACTGGGTCTACCAGGAGGAGGTCTACGGGCGCGGCACCTTCCGCGCTTTCTGGTGGGCCCCGGATTCCAAGCGCCTCGCCTTCCTCAGTCTGGATGAAACCAAGGTCCCCGTGTTCACCCTGATGGACGACCGGTTCCAGCCCCAGCAGGCCCGGAAGGCCCGCTATCCCAAAGCCGGGGACCCCAACCCCATCGCCCGTCTCGGCGTGGTGGATCTCGAAGGGCGCGCCACGTGGATGGACGAGCCCTATCCGGGACAGGAGACGCTCATCGTCCAGGTGGGCTGGGATCCGGAAGGCCGTCTGATCGCGGCCCACCAGGACCGCGTTCAGAGCTGGCTGGACCTCCGCCGCTACGAACAGAAAGCCTCCCGGCTGATGCTCCGGGAGAAGGCGGCGGGCTGGCAGGAGCGCCTCCCCCTGCCCCGGTTCCTGCCCGACGGCGGGTTCCTGTGGGAATCCAGCCGCACCGGCCGCCACCACATCTACCGCTACGGAAAGGACGGCGCCCTCGTCGGCGCCGTGACGGCCGGAGAGTGGGACGTGCGGCGGATTCACGGCACGAACCCCAAAGGAACGCACGTCTACTTCGAAGCCACGGAGCGGAGCGCTGTCGGGCTGGACGCCTACCGCGCGGGAACCGACGGGAAAGGCCTCGTCCGGCTGACGGAACGGCCCGGCACCCACCGCGCGCGGTTCAATCCCGACTTCACGGCCTTCCTCGACACCTGGAGCGAGGCGCTGACGCCGCCCCAGCAGGCCCTGCACGATGCCGCCGGCAAGCGGCTCCGCCTCATCGACGCCAATCCCGGGGACGCGATCCGAGCCCTGGATCTAGGGAAGGTGAGCTTCCAGCAGGTGAAGACCCGGGACGGATTCCCCATGGAGACCGTGCTGGTTCTTCCGCCCCACCTGGATCCGGCCAAGAAGTATCCCGTGGTCCAGTACATCTACGGCGGACCCAACGCGCCCCTGGTGCGGGACGCCTGGACCCGCGACATGCCCTGGTTCCAGTTCCTCGCCCAGCAGGGCATCGCCACGTGGATCTGCGACAACCGCAGCGCGTCGGGAAAGGGCCCCTCCAGCTCCCAGGGCGTCCATCGCAACCTGGGCCCCCAAGAGCTCCAGGACCAGTTGGACGGCCTCGCGTGGCTCAAGGCGCAGGGGTGGGCGGACATGGACCGCGTCTGCCTGGAGGGCTGGAGCTACGGCGGGTTCATGGTCACCTATGCCCTCACCCACAGTCGGGCATGGAAGCTGGGGATCGCCGGGGCGCCCGTCGTGGATTGGAGCCTCTACGACAGCATCTACACCGAGCGGTACATGGGACTCCCGTCGGACAACAAGGCCGGCTACGAAGCGAGTTCCGTGCTGAAGAGCGTGGAGAACTTCTCGGGAAAGCTGCTCCTGCTGCACGGGACGCTGGATGACAACGTGCATCCCCAGAACACCGTCATGTTCCTCGACGCCCTGCAGAAGGCGGGCCATGTCGCGCCCCTGATCCTGCTGCCCGGTTCCGACCACAGCCCCCGCGCCCCCCAGCACGCGTGGGCGCGCTACCAGGCCATGTGGGAATTCCTGTCGAAGAACCTCTGA
- a CDS encoding MFS transporter: MSATDRPQALRSGFARAFWVANTLELFERLAFYGSKAILAVYLVEKVGLGRLGSALVGLYGFAVFFLPTLAGPLVDRYGFRRSLIACFSIFSVGYFAIGLAGLPQGQAFVASIGLTPYIVGALLLTAVGGSLIKPCVVGTVARTTTPETKSLGYSIYYTLVNLGGAMGPVLGLQVREGFGIEYVLIMSALTSVLNLLGTFLFFPEPGGAAEGSTRTLGQVVRDMGMVFRNLRFMGFLVIFSGFWIMFWQIFYGLPFYVRDVLHFSRFELIETVDSCAIILLTVPVTALMKKVRPILAMSSGFAMASLGWCFVGAVPTLGGTIAGIVIFAVGEAMQAPRFYEYVADLAPTDQVGTYMGFAFLPVAIGALVAGYLSGFLVEHFMRQSHRPGMMWFALASVGLASTALMLLYDRFVVPRRA, from the coding sequence TTGTCCGCGACCGATCGGCCCCAGGCCCTGCGCTCAGGCTTCGCCCGCGCCTTCTGGGTGGCCAATACCCTGGAGCTGTTCGAGCGCCTGGCCTTTTACGGCTCCAAGGCGATCCTGGCCGTCTACCTGGTGGAAAAGGTGGGGCTGGGCCGGCTGGGGAGCGCCCTCGTCGGCCTCTACGGGTTCGCGGTTTTCTTCCTGCCGACCCTGGCCGGCCCCCTGGTGGACCGCTACGGCTTCCGCCGCAGCCTGATCGCCTGCTTCTCCATCTTCAGCGTGGGCTACTTCGCCATTGGGCTGGCGGGCCTGCCCCAGGGCCAGGCCTTCGTGGCCTCCATCGGACTCACGCCCTACATCGTGGGCGCCCTGCTGCTGACGGCGGTGGGGGGCTCGCTCATCAAGCCCTGCGTGGTGGGGACCGTGGCGCGGACGACGACGCCGGAAACCAAATCCCTGGGCTACTCCATCTACTACACCCTGGTGAACCTCGGCGGAGCCATGGGGCCGGTGCTGGGCCTCCAGGTACGGGAAGGGTTCGGCATCGAGTACGTGCTCATCATGTCGGCGCTGACCTCGGTCCTGAACCTGCTGGGCACCTTCCTCTTCTTTCCGGAACCCGGCGGCGCGGCGGAAGGTTCGACGCGGACCCTGGGCCAGGTGGTGCGGGACATGGGCATGGTCTTCCGGAACCTCCGGTTCATGGGCTTCCTGGTGATCTTCTCGGGGTTCTGGATCATGTTCTGGCAGATCTTCTACGGACTGCCGTTCTACGTCCGGGACGTCCTGCACTTCTCGCGCTTCGAGCTGATCGAGACCGTGGACTCCTGCGCCATCATCCTGCTGACGGTGCCGGTCACAGCCCTCATGAAGAAGGTGCGCCCGATCTTGGCCATGTCTTCGGGCTTCGCCATGGCGAGCCTGGGTTGGTGTTTCGTGGGCGCCGTGCCCACCCTGGGCGGCACCATCGCGGGGATCGTGATCTTCGCCGTGGGCGAGGCCATGCAGGCGCCCCGCTTCTACGAATACGTGGCCGATCTCGCCCCCACGGACCAGGTGGGGACGTACATGGGCTTCGCGTTCCTGCCCGTGGCCATCGGCGCCCTGGTGGCGGGCTACCTCAGCGGGTTCCTGGTCGAGCACTTCATGCGCCAGTCCCACCGGCCCGGCATGATGTGGTTCGCCCTGGCCTCCGTGGGACTGGCCTCCACGGCGCTGATGCTGCTGTACGACCGCTTCGTGGTGCCCCGCCGGGCCTGA
- a CDS encoding CBS domain-containing protein: MTTVEKWMTKNPITIDQDASIIEAIHLMKEKGIRRLPVMAGGKFTGLITERMIKDYTPGKATSLDTWEVHYLLSKTPVKDVMNPRPRTVTPDVDLATAAQAILDHKLYGLCVVDGAGTLVGIMSVGDMLRAVVEFAKAK, translated from the coding sequence ATGACCACCGTCGAAAAGTGGATGACGAAAAACCCCATCACCATCGATCAGGATGCCTCGATCATCGAAGCCATCCACCTGATGAAGGAGAAGGGCATCCGCCGCCTTCCGGTGATGGCCGGCGGCAAGTTCACGGGCCTGATCACCGAGCGGATGATCAAGGACTACACACCGGGGAAGGCTACCTCCCTGGATACCTGGGAAGTCCACTACCTCCTGTCGAAGACGCCCGTGAAGGACGTGATGAATCCGCGCCCGCGCACGGTCACCCCGGACGTGGATCTCGCCACCGCGGCCCAGGCCATCCTCGACCACAAGCTCTACGGACTGTGCGTCGTGGACGGCGCGGGGACCCTGGTGGGCATCATGTCCGTCGGCGACATGCTGAGGGCCGTCGTGGAATTCGCCAAGGCCAAGTGA
- a CDS encoding ABC transporter ATP-binding protein: MLKIEKLNFSYGDLKVLWDVDLEVHEGEIVTVVGANGAGKSTTLKNISRLVAPASGSITFCGENLVKVPPHDVVERGLVQVPEGRRIFPEMTVMENLRMGSYVKGTRGDRQKNIDWVFELFPRLKEREKQLGGTMSGGEQQMLAIARGLMANPKLLLLDEPSLGLSPLLVKNIFDIITGINRQGVTILLVEQNVYQSLRIAHRAYVMETGRVVLSGKGEELLDNDHIKKAFLGM, translated from the coding sequence ATGCTTAAGATCGAAAAGCTGAACTTCTCGTACGGCGATCTCAAGGTCTTGTGGGACGTGGATCTGGAGGTCCACGAGGGTGAGATCGTCACCGTGGTGGGCGCCAACGGCGCCGGGAAATCCACCACCCTCAAGAACATCTCGCGCCTGGTGGCGCCGGCGTCGGGGTCCATCACGTTCTGCGGGGAGAACCTGGTCAAGGTCCCGCCCCACGACGTGGTGGAGCGGGGGCTGGTCCAGGTGCCGGAGGGGCGCCGGATCTTTCCGGAAATGACCGTGATGGAGAATCTCCGGATGGGGTCCTACGTCAAGGGCACCCGGGGCGACCGGCAGAAGAACATCGACTGGGTGTTCGAGCTGTTTCCGCGCCTCAAGGAGCGGGAGAAACAGCTGGGTGGCACCATGTCCGGCGGCGAGCAGCAGATGCTGGCCATCGCCCGCGGCCTCATGGCCAACCCCAAGCTCCTGCTGCTGGATGAGCCTTCTTTGGGGCTGTCGCCTCTGCTCGTGAAGAACATCTTCGACATCATCACCGGCATCAACAGGCAGGGAGTTACCATCCTTCTCGTGGAGCAGAACGTCTACCAGTCCCTCCGCATCGCCCACCGCGCCTACGTCATGGAGACGGGTCGGGTGGTGCTGTCGGGCAAGGGCGAGGAACTGCTCGACAACGACCACATCAAGAAAGCCTTCCTGGGCATGTGA
- a CDS encoding ABC transporter ATP-binding protein: protein MAILEIKNVSKFFGGLAANSNVSFAVEEGTITGLIGPNGAGKTTLFNCITGYYPPSKGEILFDGRRMNGLQPDKVCMLGMVRTWQKVRPLAKLSVVDNVMVGALARTSSLKTAREMAMEQLKVVRMEHRAAFLAGGLPIGERKKLEVARALATQPKLVLLDEVMGGLNPAESEEIIQLILDIKQRGLTQMVIEHDMKAIMRISDRVVVLTSGEKLTEGSPQDVVSNPEVISAYLGESHA, encoded by the coding sequence ATGGCCATTCTGGAGATCAAGAACGTCAGCAAGTTCTTCGGGGGGCTGGCGGCGAATTCCAACGTCTCCTTCGCCGTGGAAGAGGGCACCATCACCGGCCTGATCGGGCCGAACGGCGCGGGCAAGACCACGCTGTTCAACTGCATCACCGGCTACTACCCGCCCTCCAAGGGCGAGATCCTGTTCGACGGCCGGCGGATGAACGGGCTCCAGCCCGACAAGGTGTGCATGCTGGGGATGGTTCGGACCTGGCAGAAGGTGCGGCCCCTGGCCAAGCTCTCCGTGGTGGACAACGTGATGGTGGGGGCGCTGGCCCGCACCTCCTCCCTCAAGACCGCCCGCGAGATGGCCATGGAGCAGCTCAAGGTGGTGCGGATGGAGCACCGGGCGGCCTTTCTGGCCGGCGGCCTGCCCATCGGCGAGCGGAAGAAGCTCGAGGTGGCCCGCGCCCTCGCCACGCAGCCCAAGCTGGTGCTGCTGGACGAGGTGATGGGCGGGCTCAACCCCGCCGAAAGCGAGGAGATCATCCAGCTCATTCTCGACATCAAGCAGCGGGGCCTGACGCAGATGGTCATCGAGCACGACATGAAGGCCATCATGCGCATCTCCGACCGCGTCGTGGTCCTGACGTCGGGCGAGAAACTCACGGAGGGTTCCCCCCAGGACGTCGTCAGCAACCCCGAAGTGATCAGCGCGTACCTGGGTGAGAGCCATGCTTAA
- a CDS encoding branched-chain amino acid ABC transporter permease: MTKTILKAAFGLAVLAVLLAIPRYVESPYALHMMILLFLSVSQGQSWNILGGYTGQHSVGHAAYFGVGAYTTMMLMHSKQIVPWVGVWAGVAAVVVVALAIGSICFRLRGPYFVLASIAVAEIMRLSAINLTTLTNGAEGILATEIPAFKIGERVVTEFLTKVPFYYIGLFLALLTIAVTAWVERSKLGYYFQAIREDQDAAHSLGIPIARYKNIGLVISAVLTSLAGSFYGIYVGFVDPPTVLGLDVSVQIMLICIIGGMGTLWGPVLGALVLVPLSEALRSNMLTDLLVKVGIVAADSKAGLFLKENLAHAHVLLYGILVVLVILFMPEGLMGFVRKLAARRQREAV, translated from the coding sequence ATGACCAAGACCATTCTCAAGGCCGCCTTCGGCCTCGCCGTCCTAGCCGTGCTCCTGGCCATTCCGCGGTACGTGGAAAGCCCCTACGCGCTCCACATGATGATCCTGCTGTTCCTCAGCGTGTCCCAGGGGCAGAGCTGGAACATCCTGGGGGGCTACACCGGCCAGCATTCCGTGGGCCACGCCGCCTATTTCGGCGTGGGCGCCTACACCACCATGATGCTGATGCACTCCAAGCAGATCGTCCCCTGGGTGGGCGTGTGGGCGGGAGTGGCGGCCGTGGTCGTGGTGGCCCTGGCGATCGGCAGCATCTGCTTCCGCCTGCGCGGCCCCTACTTCGTCCTGGCGTCCATCGCCGTGGCCGAAATCATGCGGCTGTCCGCCATCAACCTCACGACCCTCACCAACGGCGCGGAAGGGATTCTCGCCACCGAAATCCCCGCCTTCAAGATCGGCGAGCGCGTGGTGACGGAATTCCTCACCAAGGTGCCCTTCTACTACATCGGGCTCTTCCTGGCCCTGCTCACCATCGCCGTCACGGCGTGGGTGGAGCGCTCCAAGCTGGGCTACTACTTCCAGGCCATCCGGGAGGACCAGGACGCGGCCCACTCCCTGGGCATCCCGATCGCGCGGTACAAGAACATCGGACTCGTGATCTCGGCGGTGCTGACGTCCCTGGCGGGCAGCTTCTACGGGATCTACGTGGGGTTCGTGGATCCTCCCACGGTCCTGGGCCTCGATGTCTCCGTCCAGATCATGCTGATCTGCATCATCGGCGGGATGGGCACACTGTGGGGACCGGTGCTCGGAGCCCTCGTGCTGGTGCCACTTTCCGAGGCTCTGCGAAGCAACATGCTCACGGATCTCCTCGTGAAGGTGGGGATCGTGGCCGCCGATTCGAAGGCGGGGCTGTTCCTCAAGGAGAACCTGGCCCACGCCCACGTCCTGCTCTACGGCATCCTCGTGGTGCTGGTGATCCTGTTCATGCCGGAGGGACTCATGGGCTTCGTCCGGAAGCTGGCCGCGCGCCGGCAGCGGGAGGCGGTCTGA
- a CDS encoding branched-chain amino acid ABC transporter permease, with product MAVFLQSLISGILIGGVYALIGIGLTLIFGVMRVINFAHGDILMVGMYVTYLLFTLLGIDPFVSVLISFPLMFLFGGVLQKVFINRVLNAVAQNQILLTIGLGLVMSNSMMLIFTSDYKILTTSYSSATIPVGGGVSVSTPLLISFLITAAITAALYWFLLKTDTGQAIRATAQDREAAQLMGINVKRMSIIAFGLGAALAGTAGALISPTYYIFPQVGGVFTLKAFVITVLGGMGSVVGATLGGILIGITESMSAVYISSGWKDVVVFVLFLLVLLFKPSGLMGKSRT from the coding sequence ATGGCTGTCTTCCTCCAATCCCTCATCAGCGGCATCCTGATCGGCGGGGTGTACGCGCTCATCGGCATCGGCCTCACGCTCATCTTCGGCGTGATGCGGGTCATCAACTTCGCCCACGGCGACATCCTGATGGTGGGGATGTACGTCACCTACCTGCTGTTCACGCTCCTGGGGATCGACCCCTTCGTGTCGGTGCTCATCAGCTTCCCGCTGATGTTCCTGTTCGGGGGCGTCCTCCAGAAGGTGTTCATCAACCGCGTGCTGAACGCCGTGGCCCAGAACCAGATCCTCCTGACCATCGGCCTGGGGCTCGTGATGAGCAACTCGATGATGCTGATCTTCACGTCCGACTACAAAATCCTCACCACCTCCTATTCCTCGGCCACCATCCCCGTGGGAGGCGGCGTCTCGGTTTCCACGCCCCTCCTCATCTCGTTCCTGATCACCGCGGCCATCACGGCGGCCCTCTACTGGTTCCTGCTGAAGACGGACACGGGCCAAGCCATCCGCGCCACGGCCCAGGATCGCGAAGCCGCCCAGCTCATGGGCATCAACGTGAAGCGCATGTCCATCATCGCCTTCGGCCTGGGAGCCGCCCTCGCGGGAACGGCGGGCGCGCTCATCTCCCCGACCTACTACATCTTTCCCCAGGTGGGCGGGGTCTTCACGCTGAAGGCCTTCGTCATCACCGTCCTCGGGGGCATGGGCAGCGTTGTGGGCGCCACGCTCGGCGGCATCCTGATCGGCATCACCGAATCCATGAGCGCGGTCTACATCTCCTCCGGGTGGAAGGACGTGGTGGTCTTCGTGCTCTTCCTGCTGGTACTCCTCTTCAAGCCTTCGGGCCTGATGGGCAAGTCGCGGACCTGA
- a CDS encoding ABC transporter substrate-binding protein, producing the protein MRKHLLALGAAMALSPCLLAQKIGVINSMSGPEAPIGENITNGIKLAEEDLRKKGIQLQLVWEDDTGKPQISMSAMEKLATRDNVVGVVGPYTSACSNAVAKLAEKYRVPLLIPAAAKEEITRQGLKNVFRMNAPADQYASSLIDAATALGKPRSIAFIYENTDFGTSTSKTAKDYVAKKGIQVVADEPYPKGSADYRSTLAKVKSKNPDLVFMVSYVADAILLMRQSKEVGLQPQAFLGAGAGFTTAEFAKERAISENVISCTQWTEDVNWPGAKEFGARYKARFGKEATYHAACAYASMIVMAETAKHAGGDRAKTRDALKAGKWNGVMGEVKFADYDGFTNQNNHQMLVQQILGGNYETVLPSQFATKKAVYPFPRWK; encoded by the coding sequence ATGCGCAAGCACCTCTTGGCCTTGGGCGCCGCCATGGCGCTGTCTCCGTGCCTCCTGGCACAGAAGATCGGCGTCATCAATTCCATGAGCGGCCCGGAGGCCCCCATCGGGGAGAACATCACCAACGGCATCAAGCTGGCGGAGGAGGATCTCAGGAAGAAGGGCATCCAGCTCCAGTTGGTGTGGGAGGACGACACGGGCAAGCCGCAGATATCCATGAGCGCCATGGAGAAGCTGGCGACCCGGGACAACGTGGTGGGCGTGGTGGGGCCCTACACGTCGGCCTGCTCCAACGCCGTGGCCAAGCTGGCGGAGAAGTACCGCGTGCCCCTCCTGATCCCCGCGGCGGCGAAGGAGGAGATCACCCGCCAGGGGCTCAAGAACGTCTTCCGGATGAACGCGCCGGCGGATCAGTACGCCTCCAGCCTCATCGATGCCGCCACGGCCCTCGGGAAGCCCAGGAGCATCGCCTTCATCTACGAGAACACCGACTTCGGCACCTCCACGTCGAAGACGGCCAAGGACTACGTCGCCAAGAAGGGGATCCAGGTGGTGGCGGACGAGCCCTATCCCAAGGGTTCCGCCGACTACCGCTCGACCCTGGCCAAGGTGAAGTCCAAGAACCCCGACCTCGTGTTCATGGTCTCCTACGTGGCGGATGCGATCCTGCTGATGCGGCAATCCAAGGAAGTGGGCCTCCAGCCCCAGGCGTTCCTGGGCGCGGGCGCGGGCTTCACCACCGCCGAATTCGCCAAGGAGCGGGCCATCTCGGAGAACGTCATCTCCTGCACGCAGTGGACGGAGGACGTGAACTGGCCCGGCGCCAAGGAATTCGGCGCCCGCTACAAGGCCCGGTTCGGGAAGGAAGCCACCTACCACGCCGCCTGCGCCTACGCTTCGATGATCGTGATGGCCGAGACCGCCAAGCACGCCGGCGGGGACCGCGCCAAGACCCGCGACGCCCTCAAGGCCGGCAAGTGGAACGGCGTCATGGGCGAGGTGAAATTCGCGGACTACGACGGGTTCACCAACCAGAACAACCACCAGATGCTGGTGCAGCAGATCCTCGGCGGGAACTACGAGACGGTGCTGCCGTCCCAGTTCGCCACCAAGAAGGCGGTCTATCCCTTCCCCAGGTGGAAGTGA